One window of Nicotiana tomentosiformis chromosome 11, ASM39032v3, whole genome shotgun sequence genomic DNA carries:
- the LOC104096777 gene encoding probable polyamine transporter At3g13620, which translates to MTQKIESHPSTITAATTEPPQTTQELPITTTTAATTKKHKLTLIPLIFLIYFEVAGGPYGEEPAVKAAGPLLAILGFLIFPFIWSVPEALITAELSTTFPGNGGFVIWADKAFGPFWGSLMGTWKFLTGVINIASFPVLCISYLEKIFPVLSSGVPRKLAILGSTLFLSFVNYTGLTIVGYVAVALGIISLAPFIIMSLIAIPKIHPHRWISLGQKGVKKDWNLFFNTLFWNLNFWDNVSTMAGEVDNPKKTFPVALFSSVIFTCLGYIIPLLAVTGAVSVDQNDWDTGFMANAAEIISGKWLKFWIEIGAVLSAIGLFEAQLSSSAFQLLGMAEIAFLPKFFGLRSKWFNTPWVGIILSTAISLGMSYMDFQDIISSANFLYSLGMLLEFASFLWLRRKFPLIKRPYRVPMKLPLLVIMCLIPCGFLVFIMAIATKLVYLISGLMTVGGIGWYFLMNFCKSKKLLKFNSKVDDIYEE; encoded by the coding sequence ATGACACAGAAGATTGAATCACATCCTTCAACCATAACAGCAGCCACCACAGAACCACCACAAACCACCCAAGAACTCCCTATAACGACCACCACAGCCGCCACCACAAAAAAACATAAACTCACACTCATCCCTTTAATTTTCCTCATATATTTTGAAGTAGCTGGTGGTCCATATGGTGAAGAACCAGCAGTTAAAGCAGCTGGTCCTTTACTAGCAATTCTTGGTTTTCTAATTTTTCCATTTATTTGGAGTGTTCCTGAGGCTTTAATCACTGCTGAACTTTCAACAACTTTTCCTGGTAATGGTGGTTTTGTTATATGGGCTGATAAAGCTTTTGGTCCCTTTTGGGGTTCTTTAATGGGAACTTGGAAATTCTTAACTGGTGTTATAAATATTGCATCTTTTCCAGTTTTGTGTATTAGTTATTTAGAAAAGATTTTTCCTGTTCTTTCATCTGGGGTTCCAAGAAAATTGGCAATTCTTGGATCAACTCTGTTTTTATCTTTTGTTAACTATACTGGTTTAACAATTGTAGGGTATGTTGCAGTTGCACTTGGGATTATTTCACTTGCACCTTTTATTATAATGTCATTGATTGCTATACCAAAAATTCATCCTCATAGGTGGATTAGTTTAGGCCAAAAGGGTGTGAAAAAAGATTGGAATTTATTCTTTAATACCCTTTTTTGGAACTTGAATTTTTGGGATAATGTTAGTACTATGGCAGGAGAAGTTGACAATCCAAAAAAGACATTTCCAGTAGCATTATTTTCATCTGTTATTTTTACTTGTTTGGGGTATATTATTCCACTTTTGGCTGTGACTGGAGCTGTTTCAGTTGACCAAAATGATTGGGACACAGGATTTATGGCAAATGCAGCAGAAATAATTTCTGGTAAATGGTTGAAATTTTGGATTGAAATTGGTGCTGTTTTATCAGCTATTGGATTATTTGAAGCACAATTGAGTAGTTCAGCATTTCAACTTTTGGGTATGGCTGAAATAGCATTTTTGCCTAAGTTTTTTGGGTTAAGATCTAAATGGTTTAATACACCATGGGTTGGAATAATATTATCAACAGCAATTTCATTGGGAATGTCTTATATGGATTTTCAAGATATTATTTCTTCAGCCAATTTCTTGTATAGTTTGGGTATGCTTTTGGAATTTGCATCATTTCTTTGGCTAAGGAGGAAATTTCCATTGATTAAAAGACCTTATAGAGTGCCAATGAAATTACCACTTTTGGTAATTATGTGCTTAATTCCATGTGGTTTTTTGGTATTTATTATGGCTATAGCAACAAAACTTGTGTATTTGATTAGTGGATTGATGACTGTAGGAGGGATTGGTTGGTATTTTTTGATGAACTTTTGTAAGTCAAAGAAGTTGCTTAAGTTCAACAGTAAGGTAGATGACATTTATGAGGAATAA